The window CTTGAAGGGCGTGTCGTCGCCATCGAGCCCCAGGCCACCCTTTACCAGAATCTGTGCGGAAACATTTCCATCAATTCGCTGACGAACGTCGATTGCCTGAACTTGGCGCTATCAAATGAGGCTGGCACGGCCCTTGTTCCCCACTTTAACTATGTGGAGGAAAACAATTACGGCGGAGTCGCCATGGGGTCGAATGAAGCCGGCTACGAGGTGCAGCAAATGCGCCTGGACGATTTGTTTCGTTTTCCAAAACTCAAGTTTCTCAAAATCGATGTCGAAGGAATGGAGAAAAAAGTTTTGGAAGGCGCCGAGAATATCATCAAACAATTCAGCCCGGTCATGTACATCGAAAACGACCGCCTCGACCGATCAAAAGATCTTATCGAACACTTGTTTAGCCTCGACTACGACCTTTGGTGGCATATCACCCCGCTGTTCAACGAAAATAATTTTAATGGCGATACCGAAAATATTTAT of the Nitrospinaceae bacterium genome contains:
- a CDS encoding FkbM family methyltransferase, whose amino-acid sequence is MENEFNVVVSCRDGEFIANKNDIYVGRSLIKYGEFSYQEMVLFKALCEPSDVIIEAGANIGAHTVGLAKLVGLEGRVVAIEPQATLYQNLCGNISINSLTNVDCLNLALSNEAGTALVPHFNYVEENNYGGVAMGSNEAGYEVQQMRLDDLFRFPKLKFLKIDVEGMEKKVLEGAENIIKQFSPVMYIENDRLDRSKDLIEHLFSLDYDLWWHITPLFNENNFNGDTENIYLGVPSVNMLCIHASAKAKIDLPKIEDSGQHPVN